Proteins from one Scleropages formosus chromosome 14, fSclFor1.1, whole genome shotgun sequence genomic window:
- the LOC108920012 gene encoding gap junction alpha-5 protein-like: MGDWSLLGNFLEEVQEHSTSVGKVWLTVLFIFRILVLGTAAESSWGDEQSDFMCDTEQPGCTNVCYDSAFPIAHIRYWVLQIVFVSTPSLIYMGHAMHTVRMEEKRQQREEEEDQGGGRGEKDYLEQKEPGKGEAAGKVRLRGALLKTYVLSILIRTVMEVTFIVGQYMIYGIFLRALYLCDTKPCPNPVNCYMSRPTEKNVFIGFMLAVAGISLFLSILELYHLAWKQSKRCLKAYVESRARKKAPAAVAIAAEPDTPSHPSLACTPPPDFNQCLAMASPHSHGHPSCPPFNNRMANQQNSANLATERHCSRDNLEVEDFLQTSYSQAGEVPNVSTPPQLLSGAFMKDKRRLSKTSSSSGRVRPDDLAI; this comes from the coding sequence ATGGGTGACTGGAGTCTTCTGGGGAACTTCCTTGAAGAAGTACAGGAACACTCCACGTCTGTTGGCAAGGTCTGGTTGACTGTCCTCTTCATCTTCCGTATCCTGGTGCTGGGCACGGCAGCCGAATCCTCCTGGGGCGATGAGCAGTCCGACTTCATGTGCGACACGGAGCAGCCGGGTTGCACCAACGTGTGCTACGACTCGGCCTTCCCCATTGCCCACATCCGCTACTGGGTCCTGCAAATTGTGTTTGTTTCAACCCCCTCCCTCATCTACATGGGACACGCCATGCACACGGTGCGAATGGAGGAGAAACGGCAgcaaagggaggaggaggaggaccagggtgggggtcggggggagaAAGACTACCTGGAGCAAAAGGAGCCCGGCAAGGGTGAGGCTGCGGGGAAGGTTCGTCTCAGGGGGGCTCTGCTCAAGACATACGTGCTCAGCATTCTGATCCGCACAGTCATGGAGGTGACCTTCATCGTGGGACAGTACATGATCTATGGCATCTTCCTCAGAGCCCTATACCTGTGTGACACCAAACCCTGCCCCAACCCGGTCAACTGCTACATGTCCCGCCCCACCGAGAAGAACGTCTTCATTGGCTTCATGCTGGCAGTGGCAGGAATCTCACTCTTCCTCAGTATCCTGGAGCTGTACCACCTGGCCTGGAAGCAATCCAAGCGTTGCCTCAAAGCCTACGTTGAATCGCGTGCCCGGAAGAAGGCGCCCGCAGCCGTGGCAATCGCCGCAGAGCCCGACACCCCAAGCCACCCGTCACTTGCCTGCACCCCTCCTCCAGACTTCAACCAGTGCTTAGCCATGGCATCCCCCCACTCACACGGCCACCCCAGCTGCCCACCGTTCAACAACAGGATGGCCAATCAGCAGAACTCGGCCAACCTGGCCACCGAGCGCCATTGCAGCCGCGATAACCTGGAGGTGGAAGACTTCCTGCAGACTAGCTATTCACAGGCAGGCGAAGTCCCCAATGTCAGCACCCCTCCCCAGCTGCTCTCCGGGGCCTTCATGAAGGACAAACGCCGCCTCAGCAAGACCAGCAGCTCCAGCGGCCGGGTACGGCCTGACGATCTGGCAATATAG
- the LOC108920053 gene encoding lysophosphatidic acid phosphatase type 6-like yields the protein MRPLWIGAGVLGSMALSSVLWAQRSNKAAQTHPDGLRESRGQDVHYELKLVQVLFRHGARTPLKSIPDVLEAQWAPNLLKAPVHTQVDYVVTDLSGGPQPPAPLEDKYRAKILSGGTFSGQLTTLGMQQLYDLGERLRKTYIEDFPFLTPYFSPAEVLVRSTNIVRTIESARCLVAGLFQQKQKDPVTILTTEAENEILYPNYDSCQLLKLLGGPRWAESSKLPDIAADLRNIQSDLGITAHQKVDFVVIRDDMIAREVHGLPSPPVLDRWRSTVEQRAVEMMYHIYEPSKAKSLQLSVGPLLHALISNIEDKIQGMPSARSRKLFLYSVHDTTLMPCLMALGIFDMKWPPFAADITLELHQHRKTKEAFVKVSYVGKDQLLPGCSGIYCPLEEFKKVMSAYAVSFDHYRSLCK from the exons ATGAGGCCCCTCTGGATCGGAGCCGGTGTCCTGGGCTCCATGGCGCTCAGCTCAGTGCTTTGGGCACAGAGGAGTAATAAAGCGGCGCAGACGCATCCCGATGGTCTCCGCGAAAGCCGAGGTCAGGACGTTCACTATGAACTCAAGCTGGTTCAAGTCCTCTTCCGGCACGGCGCCCGCACGCCGCTGAAGTCCATACCTGACGTGCTGGAG GCACAGTGGGCCCCTAACCTTCTGAAAGCTCCAGTCCACACTCAAGTTGATTATGTCGTAACAGACTTGAGTGGAGGCCCTCAGCCACCAGCCCCGTTAGAGGACAAATACAGGGCCAAGATACTCAGT GGAGGGACATTTTCTGGTCAGCTGACAACATTGGGCATGCAACAACTGTATGATCTGGGTGAGAGACTGAGGAAGACATACATTGAGGATTTCCCCTTTCTCACACCCTATTTCAGCCCTGCTGAGGTCCT CGTCCGTTCCACCAACATTGTGAGGACAATAGAGTCTGCCAGATGTCTGGTGGCTGGACTGTTCCAGCAGAAACAGAAAG ACCCTGTGACCATCTTGACCACAGAGGCTGAAAATGAGATCCTGTACCCCAACTACGACAGCTGTCAACTGCTCAAATTGCTAGGCGG TCCTCGCTGGGCTGAGTCCTCGAAGCTCCCGGACATTGCTGCTGACCTCAGGAACATCCAGAGTGACCTGGGCATCACAGCGCACCAAAAGGTTGACTTTGTCGTCATACGGGATGACATGATCGCCAGAGAG GTCCATGGCCTACCGAGTCCACCGGTGTTGGACAGGTGGAGAAGCACAGTGGAGCAGAGAGCTGTGGAGATGATGTATCACATCTATGAGCCAAGCAAGGC AAAAAGCCTTCAGCTCAGTGTTGGACCTCTTCTTCATGCACTGATTAGCAACATTGAGGATAAAATTCAGGGGATGCCATCGGCACGATCAAG GAAGCTGTTCCTCTACTCTGTCCACGACACAACTCTGATGCCTTGTCTGATGGCGCTGGGAATCTTTGACATGAAATGGCCACCCTTTGCTGCGGACATTACCCTGGAGCTCCATCAGCACCGCAAAACCAAGGAGGCCTTTGTCAAAGTTTCGTATGTTGGCAAG gaccagctgctcccaggctgCAGTGGTATCTACTGTCCTCTGGAGGAGTTCAAAAAGGTGATGTCTGCCTATGCAGTGAGCTTTGACCACTATAGGTCTCTCTGCAAATGA